From the genome of Ziziphus jujuba cultivar Dongzao chromosome 4, ASM3175591v1:
tctGCATTAATGAGTTGCAATTAGGAAAACGAAGGAAATGGACgaccaaataaaacaataaattaagtaaaagAAATAGTTATCATTTCGTAACAATTTTGGTTTTTCTgattttcgtttcttttttggaaaaattgtacatatataaacaaaagACTATTACGCTAGATATTTACTAATAGCAAAAGGGgacaaaaataaacacaaatatgaAAACGAgccttttatctttattttttgggcCAAAGTTAATAAAGGAGCATAAGCATCAACATCCCACATAAAACTAACAATGACTCaaaattatcataattttgaacTGCGAATCAAGCATGGAGCGTGGTTTGTTGTTGGAAAAGTTTTGTTTGAATAAATCAGGGGAATCTTCCTTAGGTTTATCTAGCTTTTCTATAAATCAGTTCCAATTCTGCAAAGAGAGATGGAGAAAGAGTTAAGTGTTTGAAGGACAAGGACTGAAATGAGAGATTTAATGTTTGGATATGAAGGCAATATACCTTTTGAACAAGGATAATTACAATATAAATTTGTCTTTATCACTTTTTGTTTAACTACTCAGGTTCCCTATGCATCCATacataattattctttttgctacataaaatagttaaaaataaaaagataataagatCAATGAAAAAAACAATCATCTTAAAATTTGCAGATTACTTCTATTGCTGAATTACCAGCATACACAGAAACTCAAGTTATACGGAAATGGTCCAGTATCGCTATATGAGATTGATATTTTCTGtacttttttcttctctcatCTTTATTCATGATTCGTACAATTTCATCTGATTTAGAAATACtggcaacaaaataaaattaactaggtaaaaaaagaaaaaaaaaagtaactatttttttaaaatgagataCAGAAAGGAAAGTGGATAGAAAATCTACATCCAAATATAAGTATAAATTATTTATCCATAATATCGTAAAATTATGAATCAGATTATTATCGggtaaacaaatataatattaacattAATATAGATGAATGAatagataaatgaataattaaacattattatttttttgaccaTTGGATAAATCAACTTTAAAACATGCTAATCAAACATTGCAACTTTATTGATCACATTATTTGGTAAGTAAACTTACATCATTTAGCAAATAAACTTGTGAAAGGAGTTGGTGCATttagtattattgttattgaacatttaattttatgtgAACCTACCTTCTGATGGATTTAAATTGATTCTTACCTTATAGTTTGAATACTATGTTGAACTATCATTGTTCTCAAAAGGTAAGCTACTAATATTTAAGAAGtttgtttaaagaaaaaaataaaataagtaaaataattaagaagTTGAGgcatctatttatatatattatctgaaGACAGTTTCTTgcattatatgaatatatatatatatatataaaaatacataattggtgttatatatatatatatatatatggccacCGTTGTAGTAAATTATAAGGATTCATATATAGTAAGGCTACTGATTACTTAATTAGAATCATGGCAGTTCCAGCAAAATCGTGTATACACATTCATCCTGCTGGCGTTAATCCATTCTTAATTAGTAACTGGCTGATTCTTGTTAATTTTCAATTAGTTTTACCACCCGTATGGTGACAAAGCAACCAACTATATTTATCATTTGAACATAGGTTAATTTGTGTATAATGTGGAATTAACACATGGAAGACAACATAAAGTTAATCACaaaaaccaattaattaatttaagctCGTCCAATTATATACTGTATGCGTAGACAAAAATCAATACTGCCAGGATTAATATATCTCCCTATATTATTCCACTATATATTATAGATCTGACCCTATATATATCTGTGGATATTCCTCAGCGAAAACTTACAACTACTACTAAGATTAATTCCCCTTTGCATGTTCCTTAGATTGATAGTCTTGAGGCTTGTCATCTATATCGATCTCCATGGCTAAAGCAAATAGCACCGCTCAGATCTTATTGCTTTTCTTTCTAGTTTTCTCTCTGACATTCATAAGCCTGCAGGCACGGATTTTCCAGGATCACCAGCACATCAGGAGAAAGATAGACAGTAATAGTCTGTTGCATGAGTTGGGTTTTGATCTGTCGAAACTAGAGAAATATTCTACAAGGAGGTCTCTCAGTGATAGGGTCTCACCGGGAGGACCAAATTCTCAGcatcattaattttaataacCAACAGTGCTGAACTGGGCAGAGTTTGGAGATGTAGAGCTAGCATATACTTTATGTGTGCTAGTCTACAAAGATGTAATAACGTTTAAGTTTTGGGTTGGCCACACAACCCTGTTGAACGTGGAGATCAAGTGCtatgtatattttaaattttcaatgtttCCACACTGTTACATGTTATGTAAGTGATTAAaaatgtcttcttcttttttttcttttttctttgtttaactAAGCGGCCGTTTTATGCTTTTTGAGTTCGGATTTTCTGTTCGAAATGTGTAATATCTAAGAATAATGAAATGCAGGCCTGTTGTACCACAAGTAATTAGAATATCagataatcaaaaaaaaaagaaacaaaaaaataataataataataaacaaaaacaaaacccaaaaaaaaaaaaaaaatgttagaatCTCAGAACAAACTCATTGCTTGAGAAATCTTGGCTCTTAATCAATATATCATGGAGTGAGTTTTCTCTCTTATGTTTTTCTAACCACTTAATGTTCATACACTAGAGATATctataaacatattttggaaGTTATCAAATAAATTCCTTCAACTTCTACTAAATTTCTGCTGATAGAATGCAATTGTCaactatttattaatcattgggcagttaattgaaatgttaaataagctctaattaacacaaatttaacattacaaaaaaaaaactcaaaaactaACACATTACCAAACGAAAactaatttgttttgttttgttttgctttgttctttgttttcatGAGTGGGACCAAAGACGTAAAGGTGGCAACGGGATGTTGCTGGAAACAAGATTTAGTCCAGAAGACTCTAGAgcacacacaaaaaataaataaacaaataaatagtcGTCATTCTCAAGGATCCACTGAAGAGATAATAGTATAACAAGCCCCATTCAACAATCCACTTAGTTGATAAGAGTTAGGACAGAAAATAAGCCATTATAAGGAATCCACTTAAGAGATAAGAGTTTGAATGAAGAACTCATTCTCAAATGATTAAAAGCGAAAGAATATAATCGTAAACTTATATCTTAGACTCTATTTATAGAGAATTTGGCACATTCCCCCAAAAACATGCATAGGTAAATGAAAAGCTACCTTATTCCAAATTTAATTAGACtttaataacataataataataataataataataataataacaataagttATAGCTGCATTCCAAAGCTTCTAAAAAATTTACATAGttacatattttatatgtaaattgtcCATAATAATATGAATCACTTATCGTATTTATTTGTGCCACTAATAGGATGAGTTTACTTATAAACTTTTGGAATAGGCCTTTCTGACAcacattttttgtaatatttcaaTTAGTCCATTGAACTAAAAGACCTATTCCTTCTAAAAATCAAGTTAGtttatttccttaattattattgttatattactatatattattatcattattattcttattattattaattattttgtgtgtatatataaattggggGATAAGTTATTGATTAATAGACACACTATACATACAATATATTGAGAGATTAGGGCTTAAAGCATCTATAGTGCTTATTTTTGTGAAAACCtgagagaaaaatattaaagaggAGTGTATCTGTTAAGCAGTGCTCTCGTGTTCATGTTATCTATTTTACGGCTTCAAGAATTCAAAGATTTAATGAATTAATGATTGTGCTTTAAAAGTTAGTCAATTtaataatatctaaattaaaatatagtatATGATTGTGTTAGATCTTGTTGATATAttgctattattgttaattaatttgcatgATTAAGGCTtgttaattgatttaatttgtatattagcactaacaattggtatcaaagccacaCAAATACATGATTAACAATATTTCATGttctgaattttataatttgtaatCTTTCAAATTGCGTTAGTATTTTATGATTTGTATAGGTGATTTTCAAAGCCTTGAATTGTGTTTAATTGATGAAGTTTTGAACCTTTGTTTGGattgttttaatcttaaatgGACATTGCAGGTTCACTTGGTGGTATATgtaatcatataaaattttgtgaaaCTATGTTTTGATCTTAATTAAGACTTGGACATTGTTGAAGAACGATTTTCGAATGGAATGGAACATTTTTGGTCTTCAATTGGGTCTTAAAAAGTCCCTTTTATTCATGGAACCATGAAACCCATTCTATAATATTTCTTTTGGGAAACTTACGTGGACAAAATTAGGCTTtaggtattttttttaaacataatttgacctaaaattatgtttaaaaaaaatacctaAAGCCTAATTTCAAATTGAGCGGTTTTGAAGTTCAATTTCATATAGAACATCTCTAAAATCTGGCAAATTATGAAACACTCGTGGTTGAATTAAACCTGGGTCAGGTATTGTTTCTGTTTGATATTTGGTCAAATTGATTATTGGGCTTTGTTACCCATGAGGAGACGAAGCCAGTGCTGCTGGTTTTGCTAGAAACCAATGCTGGCTTGGTGAGATTTGGCACAAAATGTGAAACCCATGGCGAATAATTCTTGGGTTtgggttttatatttttggcaaGATAAGGCTAAGTTAAAGTAAGAATCTTGTTGCCCATGCTCAACGAAGCATATGGCATTGGAATTGCTGAAAATGGAGATTCAATCGGGTTGAAAAAGTGGGTCTGCAACTGATTGGTTTCTGAAATTGGGTCAAGATTGACCTAACTATAGGTTGAAGacactgatacgaacctaggacgacctgcacctaaacccgtattatattagcccatatctaattatgttcaaattctaatggtcacttcaacccctaaccaacctgtgattagaaaccttggtatatcgaagacgcCACGATAGGGGATGGAATTCCTATTGATAAgacaaactaaaatactcactcaCTAATggagttttaggtgttcaaaagaacgagagattcaatctcacaaaataaattatggatattattaatggtgtgttcttcctaaaaaacaagcctttatataggctaagagaaaacaaaaataaaccccaattacaataggtaaaatcggccatgcaatgaagagtCCTATTATGGCAGAAACTCtctctcatttcctaatctaattttgattaattaattcttttattttgaattaggaattaattaatttaaaatgaagagaataaaataataatttttctaaacttatttttccagcaaataaataaataaaaaccaaaaagtaaaggtaatttcctagaacaaaaagtagaaaacaaattaggaaactaaaatactagctttttgactaagtcgactttgaccaatctttaaccaaattgagctccaaatcaagttccatatgctttttaggatgtcaaataggctgatcatgaagtcccacacattgcctttgcttggaggaaagagaaaaagccaactcagcaaaatacagtaaagccagtagaaaatacagcaaaaactggCCAAGCTTCGTCTTATGTGCACACCACCTGTTtaattgcctttgaagctgtcttgacttgattccatggcctcttagaGATATGTAATGAGTCCATAatgtgttggaaccatttcatgctgcctggactccataaatgcaccaaaaccactactcgggtctgtatcggcttccaccacttgtatgctcaaaataggtctcggatcttcaggtatggacaagccctcttgaaaatgaattactccctggataaaggcaacaaGGTTTTcgctaaacctcttagcttgagtccTAGTAATCGGCTCAGTCTTCATCCGAATTGGGTCGGCACCCGAGCAAGTTGTCGATTGTGCgagttcgggcggattcgcatcatttccctcctcttgaaaaggacttgccctcaaatcaaaatcatcacctgcagcaaaaggagacatatcagcaacattaaatgtagcactaacattatactcatctggcaaatcaagtttgtaagcattgccATTTATCCgctttaaaacttgaaaaggtccatcgccactcagcataagcttggactttctttgcttaggaaacctctcctttctcaagtgcaaccaaacccaatctccaggttcaaagacaacttgttttcaaccttggttagcattccttgcatattgctcggtcctcctctcaatatttgccttagtcttttcatgaatctgcttcgcaaaatcaactttttgttttccatctagattagcacgctcacctaaaggtaaaggtgttaaatctaatggagtcaaaggattaaacccataaataatttcaaaagtaGTAAATTTAgtgctgaatgcaaagacctattataacaaattcaacatgtggcaaccATTCCTCCCAAGtcctcaaatttctactaattaatgctttaacaatgcaaacaaagttctattcactacttcggtttgtccatcagtttatggatgacaagtagttgaaaaaaaAAGCTTCGTACCTAACTTaacccacaaagttttccaaacatAACtgaagaacttagcatccctatccaaaactatagtcctaggcattccatgcaatctcacaatttttttgaaaaataaattatcaacattagatgcatcatcagttttattacatataataaaatgtgccatctttgaaaatctatccacaacaacaaatattgaatccttacttgTTCTTGGCCTAGGCAAACCacgaataaaatccatagacaaatctacccaaggataagaaggaatcggcaaagACTGGTACAACCCATGCCGTTTCAAGGTGGACTTGgtctttcggcatttcaagtatctttcacatattttctccacATCCatcttcatgttaggccaataaaaatgttcttgcagcaaggataaagttttaaaaacaccaaaatgacccattaaaccaccctctTGACCTTCCCAAACTAGTATCTCCtgaatgctacaattaggtgatggaatttggtgtaggtttatgttgttgtactttagagcacaatcattcaaggtgttagtcaagaatgattgttgttggttcttggttcttgattttgtttttgggtttgttaaggttttgtttctggtttttaatggaggtttggagttcttgagaaggttgttagcttttaggaagaagaagaaaacaaatgtagtagttgagagagagagagagagagagagccgaaattgttgtttttcaaaatctttttttttttttttgggaatattttCTTCACCTtattcattacaattttcatactttaaaatacatcaaaaagacaataagacatgcttccatattgagcaataaatacaaaagcattaaaagtaaccaaccaagctaaactacctcaactaactctaatcaatgtgctgggcatgcaagaaaccttctttaatgggtagttcggcttgtctaaggcatttgaatttgaaaaacagctccatttgacttgaaaattggagggaagtctttttgaatattaaactatgttttaGCCAAAAACTAGATAAAACAAAGCCCATTTTCCCatccaaaaaataatcaaacccgaggcaagtttgtccagatttctgggcaacaaaactgcacaagggtcagattgtttggggcttaactcagccttcccagctccaaattgggccattctttttgctactgcttcctctacatttctagtttattatatccaaaattcatattcaaatctcaaaccttcttcaaacggaatccaaggaagtggacttatgttgctggaaatacagttccagcaactagacaaaaagcccctaagcttagttaatgagcttagggcattacaaaaaggatattgttcttaaacattataagataaaataaaatgcataaacataaataatgtttggtctttgatgttgcaaaataaagagtgcaagtgtaaccgaactaccttgcacattttggcaagatcaccacatttcaacactcctccttggtgttcttgcttgaaatattaagaagcttcctcaaggtctcaaatcttgcttttggaagtggcttggtgaagaaatctgcaaggttatctttggtcttgatatatttcaagcttacttctccattttcttcaaactccctcaaagagtgatacttcaccggtatgtgttttgtccttccatgttgaacgggttcttggctattgatatggctgaagtgttgtcacatttgatgatggttgaaccatcttgaggataaccaaggtcctccaataatttcctaagccaaatgtattgatttgcacatgaagagcaagcaatgtactcggcttcggcagtgctttgagcggttgttgcttgcttctttgcattccatgagaatggtccaccaccaagtgagaaaagataccccgaaatgctcttcatatcatccaagcatccagcccaatcactatccgagtaggccattaatctcatcacatcttgcctatcataccaaactccaaagtcttgtgttccttttaagtatctaagaattcttttgacacctacaaaatgattttgggatggtgcttgcatatatctagacaaaacacatgtggcatgcataatatccggtcttgatgaacatacatagagcaaacttcctatcatgcttctatataggatCGGGTTTaactttggtgtgccatcctccttcttgtatttgtctccttggctcattggtgttgacattggcttgcattcatcaaggttaaactttttcaaaagatctttgatgtatttctcttaagatatgaagatacccctagagcattgcagcACTTCCACTCCAAAGAAGtgattcatttcaccaaggcttgacatgtcaaactccttttcaagttcatttttcaaaacttccacattcttttcattttcacccgtgaccaacaaatcatccacatagagtgagataacaatcatgccttcttcattccttatgtatagtgttggctcatttgaactcctcctaaatccttggtagatcaagtaaccatcaatcttgccataccaagacCTTGGTGCTTACTTTAACCTATAAAGTGCCttatgtagatggtagactttgtcctcatatccttgaacaatgaagtcctcaggttgcttgacataaacctcctcttgaagcacaccattcaagaaagttgactttacatcaaggtggtacaccttccatgacattgaggtcgagatggataggatgagccttatggtctccattcttgcaaccggtgcaaacatctctccataatctacacccgcttgttgtgcatagccttttgccacaagccttgccttgtgcttgcatattgttccatctgggttgaacttggtcctaaagatccactttacaccaattggtttcttgtttttaggtttagaaaccaaagaccaagttttattcttttctatcgtatccatttcggtttgcatggcctccatccactctttcttttgcatagctccttgagcattggtaggatcactcaaggcaacattgcacctttcatatatttcggtcaatggcctttctcctctaacaccatctccaatctccaatttggctccaatggtctcaagtgcatcctcctcatcatcttcattttcttcattgtcattgtcattggtttcttcttcttcatcatccaaccgagcattatcttcatggacaagaagctcctcctttgtccaatcccaaacagcatcttcatcaatcctcacatcccttgttaccacaagtttcttggtttccaagttgaaaaccctaaaacctttggtaacctcacaaagccgaccaagatgcccacatttgcccttttgtcaagcttgtctctcatgtgtggaagAACATGGacaaaacaaacacttccaaagatttttatgttttccaaatatggtttttctccataccatatctcatagggtgtcttggactcattggctttggggtatgctcggttttgaatgcagctagccgtgtatatggcttcggcccaaaacttctttggcatgttcttctcatgtatcatgaaccttgccatctccatcaaggtcctatttttcctctcacaacaccattttgttggggtgtatatggtgttgtgaattgatgcaccattccattttctttgcaaaaatcctccatagccaagcttgtatattctccaccattgtcagttcttaagcacttcatctttgtaTTGCTTtaggtttccaccatcttcttgaattccatgaacttctcaagcacttgtgacttggttattggaaaatatacccaacagatccttgagtagtcatcaatgaaggttaggaagtacttacaacctccaattgatgacaaactcatcggtccacacacatccgaatggactagctcaagcttctccttagctctccatgaaccagctttagggaatggaagccgtgtggatttccctagttggcatacatcacataggcttctcatctcctcaatctttgcatgtccttcacaatggcattggtgtttttcatggcaccatagctagaatgcccaagccttttatgccaaagttgagaaatggactccactttggtttttaaggcttgttcattcttaactaggtccaatctatagcttttgtccttcaatggtaccttcaACAGCTccttaccacaagcatcatatataatacatccatcttttgcaaaatttaaagcaaagcctctttctaccaattgtgctacactaagcaagttttcacacaaactaggaacatatagcacatcttttataattttggtaccttccttggtgttcaagcacacatctcctttgccttctacttccatcaaccggccatcaccaatcttcactttggttttgtagttttggtcaagctccataaaaccatccttttggaaactcatgtggtgtgagcaaccactatccacaagccaaccgagaccactacttgtggccttaaggcatgtggccacaaataggttatcggcttcttcattaaccacattggcttgttgtctcctttgcttgcatactttggcaatgtggctttttcctccacatctttcataagatgcatccggcctctaaaaacacttggatggtggatgtccaagcttcttgtaATGAgagcaaggtggatgccctcctcaattttgatggctttgttgttgttgttgttgattccatccaattttgttgttatttgtgttgttgttggttgtaaaaccagtatggttggtgttgttgctcttccttcctttattcttctttttgttgccgtggccaccatagaatgcactctctatggtctcctcctttctaatggctctcctttgttcgattgcttgaagagcattgatgagctcactcaaggttatttcactaagatttctagattcttcaagggaggaaatcttagcttcaaacctttcgggtaagctcaccaatactttctctactaccctttgatcggtcaattgctcataaaggacccgaatttgatttaccactttgagcatccttttcgtgaaatccttgacaagctcattctccttcatcttcaaggtctcaaactctcttcttaggtttaaaacttgcatttgccgagttctagtatttccatggaactcctcttgaaactttatccaaacctctctagcacttatgcatgacattatccttgtaaaaatggaatcactcacggaggagtgcaaggcagtgagggccttgaacccctttgcaacttcggcctcatgtgcatttctttgtgcttgggttgcattagctctcaactcttccactacataaccttcttctatgacttcccataaaccaaaggcttgaaagtaggctttcatttttatactccaaatggaatagttttggccttcaaacttaggtggtgttggggttggtgttggggttgcaaaggattgtgaggccatttgaaaaaatggtttttgaaaagttttgaaaaatggacacaagaacaagctctcgggtggtggtgttttagtgagtttcaactagtctttttgggaggtttagttttggttggaaggctttaggtgggagatcctctcacaaataaaatggtctaggttgaaagctcacaaagtcctaagaaattacactatgctctgatgccatgatggaatttggtgtaggtttatgttgttgtaccctatagcacaatcattcaaggtgttagtcaagaatgattgttgttggttcttggttcttgattttttttttgggtttgttaaggttttgtttctggtttttaatggaggtttggagttcttgagaaggtttttagcttttgggaagaagaagaaaacaaatgtagtagttgagagagagagagccgaaattgttgtttttcaaaatctttttttttttttttttgaatattttcttcaccttattcattacaattttcatacttttaaatacattaaaaagacaataagacattctgccatattgagcaataaatacaaaagcattaaaagtaaccaaccaagccaaactacctcaactaactctaatcaatgtgctgggcatgcaaaaaaccttctttaatgggcagttcggcttgtctaaggcatttgaatttgaaaaccagctccatttgacttgaaaattggagggaagcctttttgaatattaaactttgttctagccaaaaaccaaataaaacaaagcccattttctcatccaaaaaataatcaaacccgaggcaggtttgtccagatttctgggcaacaaaactgcacaagggtcagattgtttagggtttaactcagccttcccagctccaaattgggccattctttttgctgatGCTTCCTCTgagtttctagtttattatccaaaattcagatccaaatcccaaaccttcttcaaacggaatcca
Proteins encoded in this window:
- the LOC107417176 gene encoding CLAVATA3/ESR (CLE)-related protein 5-like yields the protein MAKANSTAQILLLFFLVFSLTFISLQARIFQDHQHIRRKIDSNSLLHELGFDLSKLEKYSTRRSLSDRVSPGGPNSQHH